A single window of Micrococcaceae bacterium Sec5.1 DNA harbors:
- the sufB gene encoding Fe-S cluster assembly protein SufB produces the protein MTDQLAEKAVADGTVISEILEKNPELHGIGNYEYGWADKNDVGANARRGLNEDVVRDISSKKNEPEWMLDLRLKGLKYFDRKPMPTWGADLSGIDFDNIKYFVRSTEKQAATWEDLPEDIRNTYEKLGIPEAERSRLVSGVAAQYESEVVYHQIREDLEAQGVIFLDTDTALREHPEIFQEYFGTIIPVGDNKFASLNTAVWSGGSFVYVPKGVHVDIPLQAYFRINTENMGQFERTLIIADEDSYVHYIEGCTAPIYTSDSLHSAVVEIIVKKGARVRYTTIQNWSTNVYNLVTKRAICEEGATMEWIDGNIGSKVTMKYPAVYLVGEHAKGETLSIAFAGEGQHQDTGSKMVHIAPNTKSSIISKSVARGGGRAAYRGLVQVREGAKHSANTVRCDALLVDTISRSDTYPYIDIREDDVVMGHEATVSRVSEEQLFYLMSRGMPEDEAMAMIVRGFIEPIARELPMEYALELNRLIELQMEGSVG, from the coding sequence ATGACGGACCAATTAGCAGAGAAAGCGGTAGCTGACGGCACTGTGATCTCGGAGATTCTGGAGAAGAATCCCGAACTGCACGGTATCGGAAACTACGAGTACGGCTGGGCCGACAAGAACGACGTAGGCGCGAATGCCCGTCGTGGCCTCAACGAGGACGTTGTCCGCGACATCTCCTCGAAGAAGAACGAGCCCGAATGGATGCTCGATCTACGCCTCAAGGGCCTGAAGTACTTCGACCGTAAGCCCATGCCTACGTGGGGTGCAGACCTCTCCGGCATCGACTTCGACAACATCAAGTACTTTGTGCGTTCCACCGAGAAGCAAGCGGCAACGTGGGAAGACCTGCCGGAGGACATCCGGAACACCTACGAAAAGCTCGGTATCCCGGAAGCTGAGCGCAGCCGGCTCGTTTCCGGCGTTGCAGCCCAGTACGAATCCGAGGTTGTCTACCACCAGATCCGCGAGGACCTCGAAGCCCAGGGCGTCATCTTCCTGGACACGGACACCGCCCTGCGGGAACACCCGGAGATCTTCCAGGAGTACTTCGGCACCATCATCCCCGTGGGCGACAACAAGTTCGCTTCGCTGAACACGGCGGTATGGTCCGGTGGATCGTTCGTGTACGTGCCCAAGGGCGTGCACGTGGACATCCCGCTCCAGGCTTACTTCCGCATCAACACGGAAAACATGGGCCAGTTCGAGCGCACCCTGATCATCGCCGATGAGGACTCCTACGTTCACTACATCGAAGGTTGCACGGCTCCGATCTACACCTCGGATTCGCTGCACTCGGCCGTTGTGGAGATCATCGTGAAGAAGGGCGCCCGCGTCCGCTACACAACCATCCAGAACTGGTCCACCAACGTGTACAACCTCGTCACCAAGCGTGCCATCTGCGAAGAGGGCGCCACCATGGAATGGATCGATGGCAACATCGGCTCCAAGGTGACCATGAAGTACCCGGCCGTTTACCTCGTTGGCGAGCACGCCAAGGGTGAAACTCTGTCCATCGCCTTCGCCGGCGAGGGCCAGCACCAGGACACCGGCTCCAAGATGGTGCACATCGCACCGAACACCAAGAGCTCCATCATTTCCAAGTCCGTGGCCCGCGGCGGTGGCCGTGCGGCTTACCGCGGCTTGGTCCAGGTCCGCGAAGGTGCAAAGCACTCGGCCAACACGGTCCGTTGCGACGCCCTCTTGGTGGACACCATTTCACGCTCGGACACGTACCCGTACATCGACATCCGCGAGGACGACGTCGTCATGGGTCACGAGGCCACCGTTTCCCGCGTCAGCGAAGAGCAGCTCTTCTATCTGATGTCCCGCGGCATGCCTGAGGACGAGGCCATGGCCATGATCGTGCGCGGCTTCATTGAGCCGATCGCCCGTGAACTGCCCATGGAATATGCCCTTGAGCTGAACCGCTTGATTGAACTGCAGATGGAAGGGTCCGTCGGTTAA
- a CDS encoding metal-sulfur cluster assembly factor: MTEINAARTSLEDVEEALKDVIDPELGVNVVDLGLLYGLKYSDEDGALLIDMTLTTAACPLTDVLEEQVGKSLDGVVDEWRLNWVWMPPWGPERITDDGKDQMRALGFNI; the protein is encoded by the coding sequence ATGACCGAAATCAACGCGGCGCGCACCAGCCTCGAGGACGTTGAGGAAGCGCTCAAGGACGTCATTGACCCGGAGCTCGGTGTCAACGTCGTGGACTTGGGCCTCCTCTATGGCCTGAAGTACTCAGATGAGGACGGCGCACTCCTGATCGACATGACACTGACGACGGCGGCTTGCCCGCTCACGGACGTGCTGGAAGAGCAGGTAGGCAAGTCCCTCGACGGAGTCGTGGACGAGTGGCGCCTGAACTGGGTATGGATGCCGCCATGGGGTCCCGAGCGGATCACCGACGACGGCAAGGACCAGATGCGGGCCCTCGGCTTTAACATCTGA
- the sufC gene encoding Fe-S cluster assembly ATPase SufC has translation MSTLEIKDLHVSIETEQGTKEILKGVSLTIKTGETHAIMGPNGSGKSTLASTIAGHPRYTVTSGTITLDGENVLEMSVDERARAGVFLAMQYPVEVPGVTMTNFLRTAKTAIDGEAPALRTWTKDVKAAMQQLRIDADFAQRNVNEGFSGGEKKRVEILQLELFKPKFAVLDETDSGLDVDALKVVSEGVNRAHAEGNMGTLLITHYTRILRYIKPDFVHVFVDGKVVEEGGPELADRLEEEGYDRYAAGAGVAVAPAVQA, from the coding sequence ATGTCTACTCTTGAGATCAAGGACCTGCACGTCAGCATCGAGACGGAGCAGGGCACCAAGGAGATCCTGAAGGGCGTCAGCCTCACCATCAAGACCGGTGAAACGCACGCCATCATGGGCCCCAACGGCTCGGGCAAGTCCACCCTCGCGTCCACCATCGCCGGCCACCCGCGCTACACGGTGACCAGCGGTACCATCACTCTCGATGGCGAAAACGTCCTGGAAATGAGCGTTGATGAGCGCGCCCGTGCAGGCGTCTTCCTCGCCATGCAGTACCCGGTAGAGGTTCCCGGCGTCACCATGACGAACTTCCTGCGTACCGCCAAGACGGCGATCGACGGCGAAGCACCCGCCCTTCGTACGTGGACCAAGGACGTCAAGGCTGCCATGCAGCAGCTGCGCATCGACGCCGACTTCGCTCAGCGCAACGTCAACGAAGGCTTCTCCGGTGGCGAGAAGAAGCGCGTCGAGATCCTTCAGCTCGAGCTCTTCAAGCCGAAGTTCGCTGTTCTGGACGAGACCGACTCCGGCCTCGACGTCGACGCCCTCAAGGTAGTTTCCGAAGGCGTCAACCGCGCACACGCAGAGGGAAACATGGGCACGCTGCTCATCACCCACTACACCCGCATCCTGCGCTACATCAAGCCCGACTTCGTCCACGTTTTCGTCGACGGCAAGGTCGTTGAAGAGGGCGGCCCCGAACTGGCCGACCGTCTTGAAGAAGAGGGCTACGACCGCTACGCCGCAGGCGCAGGCGTTGCCGTTGCTCCTGCCGTACAGGCCTAG
- the sufD gene encoding Fe-S cluster assembly protein SufD gives MTDITTEKARIGAPSAQPFINGFTEEGENLSPVNTGTNTSTTSEQPAAGPLGGASVKSHSHGGGVGIPDSSRAGRLTSYKLEDFKPLTGLEEDWRFTPLKRLRGLHTEVLNGAAPAVSVTAPSGVVVETVGREDKRIGQAAIPEDRVSANGWENFAEATVVTVPAELQAESEVSVLITGSSEAPAAQHIVIVAERFSKAVVVLDHQGTAVVSENVEIIVEDGAELTVVSLQEWADNAVHASAQQARIGRDAKFKHIVVSLGGDVVRVTPSTRFTAPGADVEMFGLYFADAGQHLEQRLFVDHAVANCKSRVLYKGALQGRNAHTVWVGDVLIRKEAEGTDTYEANRNLVLTDGARADSVPNLEIETGLIEGAGHASATGRFDDEHLFYLMARGIPEKVARRLVVRGFLNEIIQQINVPAIEERLTAAVERELAATDN, from the coding sequence ATGACTGATATCACTACTGAAAAGGCACGCATCGGCGCGCCCTCGGCCCAGCCGTTTATCAACGGCTTCACCGAGGAAGGCGAAAACCTTTCGCCCGTAAATACCGGAACGAACACCAGCACGACGTCGGAGCAGCCTGCTGCTGGTCCGCTCGGTGGCGCATCGGTCAAGAGCCACTCGCATGGCGGCGGCGTCGGCATCCCGGACAGCTCCCGCGCCGGCCGCCTCACGTCCTACAAGCTGGAGGACTTCAAGCCCCTGACCGGCCTTGAAGAAGACTGGCGTTTCACGCCGCTGAAGCGCCTGCGCGGTCTCCACACCGAGGTCCTTAACGGTGCAGCTCCGGCTGTCAGCGTGACTGCACCGTCCGGCGTCGTCGTCGAAACGGTTGGCCGCGAGGACAAGCGGATCGGCCAGGCAGCCATCCCCGAGGACCGCGTGTCCGCCAACGGTTGGGAGAACTTCGCCGAAGCTACCGTTGTCACGGTTCCGGCTGAGCTCCAGGCCGAGAGCGAAGTTTCCGTCCTGATCACCGGATCCAGCGAGGCTCCTGCTGCCCAGCACATCGTGATCGTGGCAGAGCGTTTCTCCAAGGCGGTCGTGGTCCTGGATCACCAGGGCACGGCTGTTGTCTCGGAGAACGTTGAGATCATCGTCGAAGATGGCGCTGAGCTCACGGTCGTGTCCTTGCAGGAATGGGCCGACAACGCTGTTCACGCGTCGGCCCAGCAGGCCAGGATCGGCCGCGACGCGAAGTTCAAGCACATTGTGGTCAGCCTCGGCGGCGACGTTGTGCGCGTTACGCCGTCCACCCGCTTCACGGCCCCTGGTGCCGACGTCGAAATGTTCGGCTTGTACTTCGCCGATGCCGGTCAGCACCTTGAGCAGCGCCTGTTTGTTGACCACGCGGTGGCCAACTGCAAGTCGCGCGTGCTCTACAAGGGCGCGCTGCAGGGCCGCAATGCCCACACTGTGTGGGTGGGCGACGTCCTGATCCGTAAGGAAGCAGAAGGCACTGACACCTATGAGGCCAACCGCAACCTGGTCCTGACGGACGGCGCGCGTGCGGACTCTGTGCCGAACCTGGAAATCGAAACTGGACTCATCGAGGGTGCCGGCCATGCCAGCGCCACCGGCCGTTTCGACGACGAGCACCTTTTCTACCTCATGGCACGCGGCATTCCCGAAAAGGTAGCCCGCCGCCTGGTGGTCCGAGGCTTCCTCAACGAGATCATCCAGCAGATCAACGTCCCGGCAATCGAAGAACGCCTGACCGCAGCTGTTGAGCGCGAACTCGCCGCGACCGACAACTAG
- a CDS encoding helix-turn-helix domain-containing protein — protein MPSRRHAAAAEAFAPSSVLPDAEDRTRDRVLGAVLENGPVSAAELGDLLGFTPAAVRRHLDHLERNGVIEVKRVAKAGAGAGRPARRYVLSSQGQSKLGDDYLNIASSALRRLQEIAGEDAVREYAEERFSEMERRYAPEVAAAGQDIAARALALSKALSRDGYVASAHSIEAKAPLPAEFSSVQLCQGHCPIQQLAAEFPVFCDSETKVFSRLVGVDVRRLSTLAQGGHVCTTHIPTGRPAATVHHSTAEQSGNPYQESNNQQERP, from the coding sequence ATGCCCTCCAGGCGGCATGCTGCAGCGGCAGAGGCCTTTGCGCCTTCGTCTGTGCTGCCGGACGCGGAAGACCGCACAAGGGACCGCGTTCTGGGTGCTGTGTTGGAGAACGGCCCCGTGAGTGCCGCTGAGCTGGGCGACCTCCTTGGTTTCACGCCTGCAGCGGTCCGTCGCCATCTGGATCATCTTGAGCGCAATGGCGTTATCGAAGTCAAGCGCGTCGCCAAGGCGGGAGCCGGTGCCGGACGTCCGGCGCGCCGTTATGTCCTGAGTTCACAAGGGCAATCCAAGCTTGGCGATGACTACTTGAACATCGCCAGCTCCGCGCTCAGGCGGCTACAGGAAATTGCCGGCGAGGATGCAGTCCGCGAGTATGCAGAGGAGCGCTTCTCTGAAATGGAGCGCCGGTATGCACCGGAAGTTGCCGCCGCCGGGCAGGACATCGCCGCCCGAGCCCTGGCCTTATCCAAGGCCCTCAGCCGGGACGGCTATGTAGCCTCTGCCCATTCCATTGAGGCCAAAGCCCCTCTGCCGGCAGAATTTTCCAGTGTCCAGCTCTGCCAGGGACATTGCCCCATCCAGCAGCTCGCAGCGGAATTCCCTGTTTTTTGCGACAGCGAGACCAAAGTCTTTTCCCGCTTAGTGGGCGTCGATGTCCGGCGTCTTTCAACCCTGGCGCAAGGCGGGCACGTCTGCACCACCCACATACCTACCGGGCGACCAGCTGCCACGGTGCATCACAGCACCGCAGAGCAGTCCGGGAACCCGTACCAGGAATCAAACAACCAGCAAGAAAGGCCGTGA
- a CDS encoding ABC transporter ATP-binding protein translates to MRSTDSPVLTIDGLIKDVGPLAALDGKMLRVVSGLSMVAERGRITALLGANGAGKTTTLECAQGLQKRTGGTISLLGADPDTAGADLRSRVGVMLQDGGLPPSARPIPLLRHVAGMYRNPMDVDALVDRLGIAQFSRTSVRRLSGGQKQRVALAAALIGNPEVLFLDEPSAGLDPHSRQVVFDLIAELRDAGMGIVLTTHLMDDAERLADYVYIIDGGHNVAEGTVADLLRHDHSADTAITDRTLFFDAPPGLEFKGVLGAGLQVLETRAGSYSITGALAPGDLAALTAWWAERNIMPASLRLEARSLEDVFLDISGRDLR, encoded by the coding sequence GTGCGATCCACCGATTCCCCTGTCCTCACTATAGACGGACTCATTAAGGATGTAGGGCCCCTGGCTGCCCTTGACGGCAAAATGCTCCGTGTTGTGAGTGGCCTGTCCATGGTGGCTGAACGGGGCCGGATTACCGCCCTCCTCGGGGCCAATGGCGCCGGCAAGACCACCACCCTTGAATGTGCCCAAGGTTTGCAGAAACGGACTGGTGGAACTATTTCACTTCTTGGCGCAGACCCGGATACTGCCGGCGCTGACTTGAGGTCCCGGGTAGGCGTCATGCTTCAGGATGGCGGGCTCCCGCCGTCGGCCCGTCCTATCCCCCTGTTGCGTCACGTTGCCGGCATGTACCGGAACCCCATGGACGTCGATGCCCTCGTGGATCGCCTGGGCATTGCCCAGTTCAGCCGCACCAGTGTGCGGCGCCTCTCAGGTGGCCAAAAGCAACGGGTGGCCTTGGCTGCGGCCTTGATTGGCAACCCCGAGGTCCTCTTCCTCGATGAACCCAGCGCTGGATTGGATCCGCATTCGCGACAAGTGGTTTTCGACCTCATTGCAGAATTGCGCGACGCCGGCATGGGCATCGTCCTCACGACGCACCTGATGGATGACGCCGAGCGCCTGGCGGACTACGTCTACATCATCGACGGCGGACACAACGTCGCCGAGGGGACGGTCGCTGACCTTCTGCGGCACGATCATTCCGCCGATACCGCGATCACGGACCGGACCCTCTTTTTCGATGCGCCGCCTGGACTCGAGTTCAAAGGCGTCCTCGGCGCAGGCCTGCAAGTCCTTGAAACCCGTGCCGGCAGCTACTCGATCACCGGTGCTCTGGCACCTGGGGACCTTGCCGCCCTGACCGCCTGGTGGGCCGAACGGAACATCATGCCAGCGTCCCTGAGACTCGAGGCGCGG
- a CDS encoding non-heme iron oxygenase ferredoxin subunit, with protein sequence MSEQTKGELVCNANDIQVKQALRVLIDDYPVAIVRDSMGEIHAVGDTCSHADISLSEGEIEGCAIECWGHGSQFDLRSGQPLQLPAYDPVPVFAVTIDGDDVYVDVTNVVNGASVDNY encoded by the coding sequence ATGAGTGAACAAACCAAGGGCGAACTGGTATGCAACGCCAATGACATCCAGGTCAAGCAGGCGCTGCGCGTCCTGATCGATGACTATCCGGTAGCCATCGTGAGGGACTCGATGGGCGAGATCCATGCCGTCGGCGATACCTGCTCGCACGCGGACATCTCGCTGTCTGAAGGCGAGATTGAAGGCTGTGCGATTGAGTGCTGGGGCCACGGTTCCCAGTTCGACCTCCGCAGCGGACAGCCTCTTCAGCTGCCTGCCTACGACCCCGTTCCCGTTTTCGCAGTCACCATCGATGGTGACGACGTCTACGTGGACGTGACCAACGTTGTGAACGGTGCTTCGGTAGATAACTACTAA